In one Bacillus thuringiensis genomic region, the following are encoded:
- a CDS encoding RNA polymerase sigma factor: protein MKVIPLYKMIIKEETDVSLAKKGDHEAFIALIHTEKVKMYRIAKAMLRDETNIEDAIQTTILKAYENIKKLKKEEFFQTWLIRMLINECNNIIRAYKKVIVTEENDYNMSACDQYEDIDLCNAIQSLHEELRAVTVLYYYEDMNQESIAKLLEIPKGTVKSRLSRAREQLQKTIKDGIGGAKDG from the coding sequence GTGAAAGTAATCCCTTTATATAAAATGATTATAAAAGAAGAAACGGATGTTTCTTTAGCGAAAAAAGGTGATCATGAAGCCTTTATAGCGCTTATACATACAGAAAAAGTGAAAATGTATCGAATAGCAAAGGCGATGTTACGTGATGAGACAAATATAGAGGATGCGATACAGACAACAATTTTAAAAGCCTATGAAAATATAAAAAAATTAAAAAAAGAAGAATTTTTTCAAACTTGGTTAATTCGAATGCTAATAAATGAGTGTAACAATATTATTAGAGCTTATAAAAAGGTAATTGTGACAGAAGAGAATGATTACAATATGAGTGCGTGTGATCAGTATGAAGATATAGATTTGTGTAATGCGATTCAATCGTTACATGAAGAATTAAGAGCTGTTACGGTGCTTTATTACTATGAAGACATGAATCAAGAGAGTATAGCAAAGCTGTTAGAAATACCGAAAGGAACAGTGAAATCAAGATTATCACGTGCGAGGGAACAACTACAAAAAACGATTAAAGATGGAATAGGGGGTGCAAAGGATGGATAA
- a CDS encoding ABC transporter permease subunit translates to MNKQLFLASLKETQKSILSYAFGAALYLWLLIWIFPSMVSAKGLNELIAAMPDSVKKIVGMESPIQNVMDFLAGEYYSLLFIIILTIFCVTVATHLIARHVDKGAMAYLLATPVSRVRIAITQAAILILGLLIIVAVTYVAGIVGAEWFLEDNNLNKELFLKINVVGGLIFLVVSAYSFFFSCICNDERKALSYSASLTILFFVLDMVGKLSDKLEWMKNLSLFTLFRPKEIAEGSYNIWPVSISLTAVALCIFIVAIVVFRKRDLPL, encoded by the coding sequence ATGAATAAGCAATTATTTTTAGCTAGTTTGAAAGAAACACAAAAAAGTATTTTGAGTTATGCGTTTGGTGCAGCTTTATATCTGTGGTTATTAATTTGGATATTCCCGTCAATGGTATCAGCGAAAGGGCTAAATGAATTAATAGCTGCCATGCCTGATAGTGTGAAAAAAATCGTTGGTATGGAAAGTCCGATTCAAAACGTAATGGATTTTCTAGCGGGCGAATACTATAGTCTATTGTTTATTATCATTTTAACAATTTTTTGCGTAACAGTTGCGACACATTTAATTGCTCGTCATGTAGATAAGGGAGCAATGGCATACTTGCTAGCAACGCCTGTATCTAGAGTACGAATCGCAATTACGCAAGCGGCTATTCTTATATTAGGACTACTGATTATTGTAGCGGTTACGTATGTAGCGGGTATAGTAGGTGCAGAATGGTTTTTAGAGGATAATAACTTAAATAAAGAATTATTTTTGAAGATAAATGTAGTCGGAGGGCTCATATTTTTAGTCGTTAGTGCCTATTCATTTTTCTTTTCTTGTATATGTAATGACGAAAGAAAAGCACTAAGTTATTCAGCGAGTTTAACTATCTTATTTTTCGTATTAGATATGGTAGGGAAGTTAAGTGATAAGTTAGAATGGATGAAAAACCTATCATTATTCACGCTGTTTCGTCCGAAAGAAATTGCTGAAGGATCATATAATATATGGCCGGTAAGTATAAGTTTAACTGCTGTAGCGCTTTGTATTTTTATCGTAGCGATTGTAGTATTTAGGAAGAGGGATTTACCGTTATAA
- a CDS encoding ABC transporter ATP-binding protein: MISVQDVTKQFSNGKGLFHITFDVKEGEVFGYLGPNGAGKSTTIRNLMGFIKPTAGKATIFGLDCWNEAAKIQREVGYLPGEISFIEGMNGLEFLKLMQGMRGLKDTKRRDELIERLQFDVKTPIRKMSKGMKQKVGIVAAFMHDPEVLILDEPTSGLDPLMQQVFIDLILEEKQRGKTILMSSHIFTEIERTCDRVAIIKGGRLVTVENIHDLQSMRRQVIDVTVSSQEEIESLTKCNLQFEAVKGREASIIVQGNYQTVLQTLSNYNVTALQTRAMDLEHLFMHYYDKKEGIAHE; this comes from the coding sequence ATGATTTCAGTTCAAGATGTCACAAAACAGTTTTCGAATGGAAAAGGTTTGTTTCATATTACATTTGATGTAAAAGAGGGAGAAGTATTTGGTTATTTAGGACCGAATGGCGCCGGAAAATCAACGACGATTCGTAATTTAATGGGATTTATAAAACCGACAGCTGGTAAAGCGACAATTTTTGGATTAGATTGTTGGAATGAAGCAGCGAAAATTCAAAGGGAAGTTGGTTATCTACCGGGTGAAATTTCTTTTATTGAAGGAATGAACGGATTAGAATTTTTAAAATTAATGCAAGGAATGCGTGGATTAAAGGATACAAAAAGACGAGATGAACTGATAGAGCGTCTGCAATTTGATGTGAAAACACCGATTCGCAAAATGTCTAAAGGAATGAAGCAAAAAGTAGGGATAGTCGCTGCATTTATGCACGATCCAGAGGTGTTAATTTTAGATGAACCAACATCTGGACTTGATCCACTTATGCAGCAAGTGTTTATAGATTTAATATTAGAGGAAAAGCAAAGAGGAAAAACAATCCTAATGTCATCACATATTTTCACTGAAATTGAGAGAACTTGTGACAGAGTAGCTATTATTAAAGGTGGTCGACTCGTAACGGTTGAAAATATTCACGATTTACAAAGTATGAGAAGACAGGTGATAGATGTAACAGTATCATCACAAGAAGAGATTGAGTCCCTTACAAAGTGTAATTTGCAATTTGAAGCGGTAAAAGGCAGAGAGGCATCTATCATTGTACAAGGAAATTATCAAACTGTTTTACAAACACTTTCAAACTATAATGTAACGGCACTTCAAACGAGAGCGATGGATTTAGAACATTTATTTATGCATTATTACGATAAGAAAGAAGGGATAGCGCATGAATAA
- a CDS encoding TetR/AcrR family transcriptional regulator: MIALNGFERVKEKKKRAIKEAAFVLFSERGFNEVKIEHIAKEANVSQVTIYNHFGSKDALFRELIQEFIISEFQYYKELAEEKLPFHDMMQKMIVRKMNTGGLFQPDMLLQMMQRDEELRKFIYSYQNEKILPWYLEILERAQRKNEINPHLTKEMMLLYIQMFTKLGDEFGAQLLEGDREKHIQDIVTMFFYGLSVPQK; encoded by the coding sequence GTGATTGCATTGAACGGCTTTGAAAGAGTAAAAGAAAAGAAAAAGCGTGCCATTAAAGAAGCAGCATTCGTATTATTTTCAGAACGTGGATTTAATGAAGTGAAAATAGAACATATCGCAAAAGAAGCAAACGTTTCTCAAGTTACAATTTATAATCATTTCGGAAGTAAAGATGCGTTATTTAGGGAGCTTATACAAGAATTTATCATATCTGAATTTCAATATTATAAAGAGCTTGCGGAAGAAAAATTACCTTTTCATGATATGATGCAAAAAATGATTGTAAGAAAAATGAATACTGGCGGATTATTTCAACCTGATATGTTACTACAAATGATGCAAAGGGACGAAGAACTCCGTAAGTTTATTTATAGTTATCAAAATGAAAAAATCCTGCCCTGGTATTTAGAAATATTAGAACGAGCTCAGCGCAAAAACGAAATTAATCCACACCTTACTAAAGAAATGATGTTACTTTACATTCAAATGTTTACAAAGTTAGGTGATGAATTTGGAGCACAACTTCTTGAAGGAGATCGCGAAAAACATATACAAGATATCGTTACGATGTTCTTCTATGGTCTTTCTGTTCCACAAAAATAA